From a single Actinomyces viscosus genomic region:
- a CDS encoding amino acid permease, whose protein sequence is MSQTPQPAESSPAADSSAPHQRPDLEELVEHDAEPQLQRHLTNRHVQLIAIGGAIGTGLFMGSGKTISLAGPGVFLVYAVIGAVLFLVMRALGEVLLSNLSYKSFADVAHDLIGPWAGFFVGWTYYVCWLVTAVAEVIVITGYVGYWWPDLPLWVTPVVTVALLFSLNLATVKAFGEIEFWFSIIKIVAIMALVVVGIIMVLRGFTAPNGAQAQLANIWSGGLFPNGLSGFFGAFQIAIFAFVGTELVGTAAAEAKDPEVTLPRAINAIPVRIVLFYLGALAAIMAVTPWQEIDPKESPFVAMFALAGLGVAASVVNFVVLTAAASSANSGVYSTSRMLFGLSWADNAPHVFRKLTARSVPGVSLAVTCASLLTSIPLLYTSKSIIAAFTTVTTVASVLFILVWCVIVVSYLRFLTLRPELHRASTFRLPGERGAAWLCLGFFAFVIWTLTQAHDTRIAVFASPLWLVVLGVAWLVHSRRLARQQELQS, encoded by the coding sequence ATGTCCCAGACGCCGCAGCCCGCCGAATCCAGCCCGGCGGCCGACTCCTCAGCGCCGCATCAGCGGCCTGACCTCGAAGAACTGGTGGAGCACGACGCCGAGCCGCAGCTCCAGCGCCACCTGACCAACCGTCACGTCCAGCTCATCGCCATCGGCGGGGCGATCGGAACCGGGCTGTTCATGGGCTCGGGAAAGACGATCTCCCTGGCCGGTCCCGGTGTGTTCCTCGTCTATGCCGTCATCGGCGCCGTCCTCTTCCTGGTCATGCGGGCCCTGGGCGAGGTGCTCCTGTCCAACCTGTCCTACAAGTCCTTCGCCGACGTCGCCCACGACCTCATCGGGCCGTGGGCCGGCTTCTTCGTGGGCTGGACCTACTACGTGTGCTGGCTGGTGACGGCCGTGGCCGAGGTCATCGTCATCACCGGCTACGTGGGGTACTGGTGGCCGGACCTGCCGCTGTGGGTCACGCCGGTGGTGACCGTGGCGCTGCTGTTCAGCCTCAACCTCGCCACCGTCAAGGCCTTCGGGGAGATCGAGTTCTGGTTCTCCATCATCAAGATCGTGGCCATCATGGCGCTCGTCGTCGTCGGCATCATCATGGTGCTGCGCGGCTTCACGGCACCCAACGGCGCCCAGGCGCAGCTGGCCAACATCTGGAGCGGTGGCCTGTTCCCCAACGGTCTGAGCGGATTCTTCGGGGCCTTCCAGATCGCCATCTTCGCCTTCGTGGGCACCGAGCTCGTGGGGACCGCCGCCGCCGAGGCCAAGGACCCCGAGGTCACCCTGCCCCGGGCCATCAACGCCATTCCCGTGCGCATCGTCCTGTTCTACCTCGGGGCGCTCGCGGCCATCATGGCGGTCACCCCGTGGCAGGAGATCGACCCCAAGGAGAGCCCCTTCGTGGCCATGTTCGCCCTGGCGGGGCTGGGCGTGGCCGCCAGCGTCGTCAACTTCGTGGTGCTCACGGCCGCGGCGTCGTCGGCCAACTCCGGGGTCTACTCCACCTCCCGGATGCTCTTCGGCCTGTCCTGGGCGGACAACGCCCCTCACGTCTTCCGCAAGCTGACGGCCCGTTCGGTGCCGGGTGTGTCCCTGGCCGTCACCTGCGCCAGTCTGCTCACCTCGATCCCGCTGCTCTACACCTCCAAGTCCATCATCGCGGCCTTCACGACGGTGACCACGGTGGCCAGCGTCCTGTTCATCCTCGTGTGGTGCGTCATTGTCGTGAGCTACCTGCGGTTCCTCACCCTGCGGCCCGAGCTTCACCGCGCCAGCACCTTCCGCCTGCCCGGTGAGCGTGGGGCGGCCTGGCTGTGCCTGGGCTTCTTCGCCTTCGTCATCTGGACCCTCACTCAGGCCCACGACACCCGCATCGCGGTCTTCGCCTCGCCCCTGTGGCTGGTGGTGCTGGGCGTGGCCTGGCTCGTCCACAGCCGCCGGCTCGCCAGGCAGCAGGAGCTCCAGTCGTGA
- a CDS encoding inositol monophosphatase family protein, which translates to MSAGGGSVTPEPSVGPTSSACLEELLARGVTAVRQAAAFALDPGEELRIEAKAHRNDLVTQVDRGVEERIAGHLEATGVPIHGEEAHRVEDFETYRGRAWVLDPIDGTLNYVATHRDWAISLALVDDGVPTLAVLADPVAGRLYTAIRGRGAWVQPLLAGSAGTDDAALRALERLEDLPLSEGMLITHYQLTQDAGIGQAIEASRGMRCYGAAALEMAEVAAGGAVAYAQPRLQPWDVAAGALLCTETGAVLTRMDGAPFDVRRAGSLLVGTPTAHAEVLGHLRAVGA; encoded by the coding sequence GTGAGTGCCGGTGGTGGGTCAGTGACACCGGAGCCGTCGGTCGGGCCGACGTCGTCGGCCTGCCTGGAGGAGCTGCTCGCCCGCGGGGTGACTGCGGTCCGCCAGGCGGCCGCCTTCGCCCTGGACCCGGGTGAGGAGCTGCGCATCGAGGCCAAGGCCCACCGCAACGACCTGGTCACCCAGGTCGATCGCGGCGTCGAGGAGCGCATCGCCGGCCATCTGGAGGCCACGGGCGTCCCCATCCACGGTGAGGAGGCGCACCGTGTCGAGGACTTCGAGACCTACCGCGGGCGGGCCTGGGTGCTCGACCCCATCGACGGGACCCTCAACTACGTGGCCACCCACCGCGACTGGGCCATTTCCCTGGCGCTGGTCGACGACGGCGTGCCCACGCTCGCCGTCCTCGCCGACCCCGTGGCGGGCCGGCTCTACACGGCCATCCGCGGGCGGGGCGCATGGGTGCAGCCGCTTCTGGCGGGGTCGGCGGGCACCGACGACGCGGCGCTGCGGGCCCTGGAGCGGCTGGAGGACCTGCCCCTGAGTGAGGGCATGCTCATCACCCACTACCAGCTCACGCAGGATGCGGGCATCGGCCAGGCCATCGAGGCCTCGCGCGGCATGCGCTGCTACGGGGCGGCCGCCCTGGAGATGGCGGAGGTGGCCGCGGGCGGCGCGGTCGCCTATGCCCAGCCGCGGCTCCAGCCCTGGGACGTCGCGGCCGGTGCGCTGCTGTGCACCGAGACCGGCGCGGTCCTGACCCGGATGGACGGGGCGCCCTTCGACGTGCGCCGCGCCGGCTCGCTCCTCGTGGGCACCCCGACCGCCCACGCCGAGGTGCTGGGGCACCTGCGCGCCGTCGGGGCCTGA
- a CDS encoding MFS transporter translates to MRQTLVLLLICTASFMNVLDVTVVSVALPDMGAALGASLSELQWVVNAYTLPLGTLLMSAATLSGSVGRLRLFRWGVVLFTAGSLVCALAPSVGVLDWSRFIQGVGGAIFLGVGVPMISDRYQAGPARARAIGVYGAVSGAAIALGPLLGGGLVLMAGWRSIFWVNVPVGLAVWLGSRWVPEVGADRGGAAGKAASRKVDWPGTVLCVAMTGALTLALLQGNTWGWASPVIVSLLAGSAVLLAAFCLVERRSASPMVDVSILTEPTYAGSVLVGFIIQAALIGPMAFLSLYAQNIYRLTPAQTGLCFLPFSASALIVAATCGGAVRRHGARASLLGIVLGGVVGSCLLMLLRGSSTWLVLIPGLVLAGAATGATGTIVNQLAVSSADEDTAGMTSGFSASARQLGIVMGVAVMGVSYERVIRSVMTMAPQIGVLGRTADRERLISLVASGKGLRALDGWPTATPAGMRSHLAPLVRSATDAGLSVSLGVGAAVMLAIAIHLALTVPGRRQKREVSHLFAS, encoded by the coding sequence GTGAGGCAGACACTCGTTTTGCTGCTGATCTGCACCGCCAGCTTCATGAACGTCCTGGACGTCACGGTCGTCTCCGTCGCGCTGCCTGACATGGGGGCCGCGCTGGGGGCGTCGCTGAGCGAGCTCCAGTGGGTGGTCAACGCCTACACCCTGCCGCTGGGGACACTCCTCATGTCGGCGGCGACGCTGAGCGGATCGGTCGGGCGGCTGCGCCTCTTCCGCTGGGGCGTTGTCCTGTTCACGGCCGGCTCCCTGGTCTGCGCGCTGGCACCGTCGGTCGGTGTCCTGGACTGGAGCCGCTTCATTCAGGGGGTCGGTGGCGCGATCTTCCTGGGCGTCGGCGTCCCCATGATCTCGGACCGCTACCAGGCCGGCCCCGCCCGGGCGCGGGCGATCGGTGTCTACGGCGCGGTCTCCGGTGCGGCGATCGCCCTGGGACCGCTCCTTGGCGGAGGGCTCGTGCTGATGGCGGGCTGGCGCTCGATCTTCTGGGTCAACGTCCCGGTGGGCCTGGCGGTCTGGCTCGGATCGCGCTGGGTTCCCGAGGTCGGCGCGGACCGGGGCGGCGCCGCGGGCAAGGCGGCATCCAGGAAGGTCGACTGGCCGGGCACGGTGCTGTGCGTCGCCATGACGGGGGCGCTCACACTGGCGCTCCTCCAGGGCAACACGTGGGGATGGGCCTCGCCCGTGATCGTCTCCCTGCTGGCCGGCTCGGCGGTGCTGCTCGCCGCGTTCTGCCTCGTCGAGAGACGATCGGCCAGCCCCATGGTCGACGTCTCGATCCTCACCGAACCCACCTACGCCGGCAGCGTCCTGGTCGGCTTCATCATCCAGGCGGCCCTCATCGGGCCAATGGCCTTCCTGTCCCTGTACGCGCAGAACATCTACCGGCTCACCCCCGCCCAGACCGGACTGTGCTTCCTGCCCTTCAGCGCCTCCGCCCTCATCGTGGCCGCCACCTGCGGGGGAGCGGTCAGACGCCACGGAGCCAGGGCGAGCCTGCTGGGAATCGTGCTGGGCGGCGTCGTCGGCTCCTGCCTGCTCATGCTCCTGCGCGGTTCGAGTACCTGGCTGGTCCTCATTCCCGGGCTCGTCCTGGCGGGGGCCGCCACCGGGGCCACCGGGACGATCGTCAACCAGCTGGCGGTCTCCTCGGCCGATGAGGACACCGCGGGGATGACCTCAGGATTCTCCGCCTCCGCTCGGCAGCTCGGCATCGTCATGGGGGTCGCGGTCATGGGTGTGAGCTATGAGCGCGTCATCCGGAGCGTGATGACGATGGCCCCGCAGATCGGTGTCCTGGGGCGGACTGCGGATCGGGAGCGTCTCATCTCCCTGGTGGCCTCCGGCAAGGGGCTGCGGGCCCTGGACGGATGGCCCACCGCCACGCCGGCAGGGATGCGCTCCCACCTGGCACCGCTGGTCCGCTCCGCCACGGATGCGGGGCTCAGCGTCAGCCTGGGGGTGGGGGCCGCGGTGATGCTCGCCATCGCGATCCACCTGGCCCTGACCGTCCCCGGACGGCGCCAGAAGCGAGAGGTCTCGCACCTGTTCGCCTCGTGA
- a CDS encoding alpha/beta hydrolase, translating to MPRMTRTLRRRPVDSGRASAAQTSAQSSMTGGAPRRRRTGISALAVLVGGCLSACGTGLAPAAGGSATVAGPIPSGLESFYRQAVTWYPCAATDGVEKASEKTAQASASTTAATASAQATATPSSDGATGMAGSSEEETDTATFSCAVITVPLDYANPKGETISIAVKKRAATGGHAQGALFINPGGPGDSGVSFAERAGNAFSPDLLEAYDIIGFDPRGVGSSTAITCSSDDDSSSGTAEPSASAGATASPSASGTPSAGTEPSAEASAEAASDGDSYEEWAESTRQSFQELTEKCAANTEPAALLDHVDTVSAARDLDILRAVAGQEKLNYLGFSYGTYLATVYAETFPGNTGRMVLDGAIDPSLSFAEQGLGQAKGFEQALRTYVDYCQKSTGCPLSGGTDAGVQQIRDLITSANSTPLATGDPNRTVTGADIVTALSEYLYTTEQNWEPLNKALDQAINHRDGSAFVASEEQDTSSKDDGGGAFQAVTCLDYPVEGDKTTWAAQYEQARREAPVFGNTAVGMDLVCSVWGHNGTRKPTQIHARGAAPILVVGTTGDPATPYAWSKSLAEQLDSGQLLTWEGNGHTAYGGDASCVNDAVDAYLVSGTMPKKGLTCHGNE from the coding sequence ATGCCGCGCATGACAAGAACACTAAGGCGGCGTCCGGTCGATTCAGGGCGCGCCAGCGCGGCGCAGACGTCCGCGCAGTCCTCGATGACAGGCGGCGCACCGCGCCGTCGTCGCACGGGCATCAGTGCCCTGGCGGTCCTCGTCGGCGGATGCCTAAGCGCCTGCGGGACGGGACTGGCCCCCGCAGCGGGCGGCTCGGCCACCGTCGCGGGCCCGATTCCCTCCGGCCTGGAGTCCTTCTACCGCCAGGCCGTCACCTGGTACCCCTGCGCCGCCACCGACGGCGTGGAGAAGGCCTCCGAGAAGACCGCCCAGGCGAGCGCCTCCACGACGGCCGCAACGGCCTCGGCGCAGGCCACCGCCACCCCGAGCTCCGACGGCGCGACCGGGATGGCCGGCTCCTCCGAGGAGGAGACCGACACGGCCACCTTCAGCTGCGCCGTCATCACCGTCCCCCTGGACTACGCCAATCCCAAGGGCGAGACCATCTCGATCGCCGTGAAGAAGCGCGCCGCCACCGGTGGCCACGCCCAGGGAGCTCTGTTCATCAACCCCGGTGGTCCCGGCGACTCCGGGGTCTCCTTCGCCGAGCGGGCGGGCAACGCCTTCAGTCCCGATCTGCTCGAGGCCTACGACATCATCGGCTTCGACCCGCGCGGGGTCGGCTCCTCCACGGCCATCACCTGCTCCAGCGACGACGACTCATCCTCCGGCACCGCTGAGCCCTCCGCCTCGGCTGGGGCCACGGCCTCGCCGTCGGCTTCGGGCACGCCGTCGGCAGGCACTGAGCCCTCCGCGGAGGCCTCCGCCGAGGCCGCTTCGGACGGCGACTCCTACGAGGAGTGGGCGGAGTCGACCCGGCAGTCCTTCCAGGAGCTGACCGAGAAGTGCGCCGCCAACACCGAGCCCGCCGCCCTGCTCGACCACGTCGACACCGTCTCCGCAGCCCGGGACCTCGACATCCTGCGGGCGGTGGCCGGCCAGGAGAAGCTGAACTACCTGGGCTTCTCCTACGGCACCTACCTCGCCACCGTCTACGCCGAGACCTTCCCCGGCAACACGGGGCGCATGGTGCTCGACGGCGCCATCGACCCCTCTCTGTCCTTCGCCGAGCAGGGACTGGGGCAGGCCAAGGGCTTCGAGCAGGCGCTGCGCACCTACGTGGACTACTGCCAGAAGTCCACCGGCTGCCCGCTGAGCGGGGGCACCGACGCCGGAGTCCAGCAGATCCGCGACCTCATCACCTCCGCCAACAGCACGCCCCTGGCGACCGGTGACCCGAACCGCACCGTGACCGGCGCGGACATCGTCACCGCCCTGAGCGAGTACCTCTACACCACCGAGCAGAACTGGGAGCCCCTGAACAAGGCCCTCGACCAGGCCATCAACCACCGCGACGGCTCAGCCTTCGTGGCCTCCGAGGAGCAGGACACCTCCTCGAAGGATGACGGCGGCGGAGCCTTCCAGGCCGTCACCTGCCTGGACTACCCGGTGGAGGGCGACAAGACGACCTGGGCCGCGCAGTACGAGCAGGCCCGGCGTGAGGCCCCGGTCTTCGGGAACACCGCGGTCGGGATGGACCTGGTGTGTAGCGTGTGGGGGCACAACGGGACCCGCAAGCCCACGCAGATCCATGCCCGCGGGGCTGCGCCGATCCTCGTGGTGGGAACCACCGGGGACCCGGCCACCCCGTACGCCTGGTCGAAGTCCCTGGCCGAGCAGCTCGACTCCGGCCAGCTGCTGACCTGGGAGGGCAATGGGCACACCGCCTACGGCGGCGACGCCTCCTGCGTCAACGACGCCGTCGACGCCTACCTGGTCTCCGGCACCATGCCCAAGAAGGGCCTGACCTGCCACGGCAACGAGTAG
- a CDS encoding SGNH/GDSL hydrolase family protein: MLDHSPSSPTPRTALHETARASRRRRRCLIRLSTLASVAALAWTIGGGSPAHSAPQGNTYVALGDSYASGVGAPPYASGTDVQGGNGCKRAAGAYAHQVAGQTGKTLDFGACAGARTKDFYQPGKEAAQLNHLNASTSLVTFSIGGNDAGFSTLFSKCITAAPFTTCSGNKEVSEQVDGAISALAGKTTRAGITSYDTLVADIASRAPGATVVAVGYPRMFTPQGAGQVLPVPGRCEGVTKVDQRWINAKTNEINAAAKAAAQRHGYRFADPSGSFAGHELCGKQSSWFDGLINDGRFHPNAAGHKAIAGSIMGVLKEQPAAAQELPAAAQAQVDNTRPAGSFTLARNGDQLALDASASTDSDGTITNIDWYIQRADGSEEILTGAQATATVPADEQVSVTAVITDNQGKEDFTTQIAPAA, translated from the coding sequence ATGCTCGACCACTCCCCCTCTTCCCCCACACCCCGGACAGCGCTGCATGAAACAGCCCGGGCCAGTCGGAGGCGTCGTCGCTGCCTCATCCGGCTGAGCACGCTGGCCTCTGTCGCAGCCCTGGCCTGGACCATCGGCGGCGGCTCACCCGCCCACTCCGCCCCCCAAGGGAACACCTACGTGGCCCTGGGCGACTCCTACGCCTCCGGAGTCGGGGCACCGCCCTACGCCAGTGGCACGGATGTCCAAGGCGGTAACGGGTGCAAACGGGCCGCGGGCGCCTACGCCCACCAAGTGGCCGGCCAGACCGGCAAGACACTCGACTTCGGCGCCTGCGCAGGGGCCCGCACCAAGGACTTCTACCAGCCCGGGAAGGAAGCCGCCCAGCTCAACCACCTGAACGCCTCCACGAGCCTGGTCACCTTCTCCATCGGCGGCAACGACGCCGGCTTCTCCACACTCTTCTCCAAGTGCATCACCGCCGCCCCCTTCACCACCTGCTCCGGCAACAAGGAGGTCTCCGAGCAGGTTGACGGCGCCATCAGCGCCCTGGCCGGCAAGACCACCCGCGCGGGCATCACCAGCTATGACACGCTCGTGGCCGACATCGCCTCCCGCGCCCCGGGCGCAACCGTCGTCGCCGTCGGCTACCCGCGCATGTTCACCCCGCAGGGAGCCGGTCAGGTCCTCCCGGTACCGGGGCGCTGCGAAGGCGTCACCAAGGTGGATCAGCGCTGGATCAACGCCAAGACCAACGAGATCAACGCCGCCGCCAAGGCCGCGGCCCAGCGCCACGGCTACCGGTTCGCCGACCCCTCCGGTTCCTTCGCCGGACACGAGCTGTGTGGCAAGCAGTCCTCCTGGTTCGACGGCCTCATCAACGACGGACGCTTCCACCCCAACGCCGCCGGCCACAAAGCCATCGCCGGCTCCATCATGGGCGTCCTGAAGGAGCAGCCGGCCGCCGCGCAGGAGCTGCCCGCCGCCGCACAGGCGCAGGTGGACAACACGCGCCCCGCAGGTTCCTTCACCCTTGCCCGCAATGGCGACCAGCTGGCCCTGGACGCCTCGGCCTCCACCGACTCCGACGGCACGATCACAAACATCGACTGGTACATCCAGCGCGCTGACGGCTCCGAGGAGATCCTCACCGGGGCCCAGGCCACCGCCACCGTGCCCGCCGATGAGCAGGTCTCCGTCACCGCTGTCATCACTGACAACCAGGGCAAGGAGGACTTCACCACCCAGATCGCCCCCGCCGCCTGA
- a CDS encoding response regulator transcription factor, translated as MIRIGIADDDPLVRRTLARLLSTEEGISVAWTAQDGQEALDLIHSTETEPVQAVLLDVQMPRLDGLTLAKTLHEENPELAIIILSTLIADSISNEAFAAGVRGFVAKEDDVDALAGAIKQAVAGNIVLTPKSSAVLSERLQPTSPGSGSTTPPSFSRKEASPLPFGVTLSARELEVLALISEALTNKQIANRLNLSEATIKSHVSAIIAKLGVPDRVGAAVFAMQHGLVS; from the coding sequence ATGATCCGCATCGGTATCGCCGACGACGACCCCTTGGTACGCCGCACCCTGGCCCGACTGCTCTCCACCGAGGAGGGCATCTCCGTGGCCTGGACGGCTCAGGACGGCCAGGAGGCCCTGGACCTGATCCACTCCACCGAGACGGAGCCGGTCCAGGCCGTCCTCCTCGACGTCCAGATGCCCCGGCTCGACGGCCTCACGCTGGCGAAGACCCTCCATGAGGAGAACCCCGAGCTGGCCATCATCATCCTGAGCACGCTCATCGCCGACTCGATCTCGAACGAGGCCTTCGCCGCCGGTGTCCGCGGCTTCGTGGCCAAGGAGGACGACGTCGACGCCCTGGCCGGCGCCATCAAGCAGGCGGTGGCGGGCAACATCGTCCTCACCCCTAAGTCCTCGGCAGTGCTCAGCGAGCGCCTTCAACCCACCTCGCCCGGCTCCGGGAGCACCACCCCGCCCTCCTTCAGCAGAAAGGAGGCCTCCCCCCTCCCCTTCGGCGTCACCCTGTCCGCCCGCGAGCTGGAGGTCCTGGCACTCATCAGCGAGGCCCTGACCAACAAGCAGATCGCCAACCGGCTGAACCTGAGCGAGGCCACCATCAAGTCGCACGTGTCTGCCATCATCGCCAAGCTCGGCGTCCCGGACCGGGTCGGAGCCGCCGTCTTCGCCATGCAGCACGGCCTGGTCAGCTGA
- a CDS encoding sensor histidine kinase — MLTLRGSVVPERIVFLTLALLTTTVTPLRPRLGSIGYLIVWIALAFAPVAETGDLAITNAVSAFLMGRFLPLRLAASLALTPPVIVLLATGDGAYFASMLFDLVIALPAGLLVRVTVNSWRSEVSAVSGQLEAIRNEVAREMHDLVAYSMSQTALRAKLAASKELSPDRAREEFAAIEATAADALHELRLILRALRRNDSDDDSAEGGLGTVTTDLEGAVRAIVDDLSASGFSVTFQCTATAPCSRLQATTLSRVCREMGANVLRHGDPRRPVTASLIQSESKVHLVMTNGVSATHDLPSSGAGILGMRERVTAIGGTLETMEENMTWMVSATVPSLPTTSPAPLEELP, encoded by the coding sequence ATGCTGACTCTGCGGGGCTCGGTCGTTCCGGAGCGGATCGTCTTCCTGACGCTGGCGCTCCTGACAACGACGGTGACGCCCCTGCGCCCCCGCCTCGGATCGATCGGCTACCTCATCGTGTGGATAGCACTCGCCTTCGCCCCTGTCGCTGAGACCGGGGACCTGGCCATCACCAACGCCGTCTCCGCCTTCCTCATGGGCCGCTTTCTCCCCCTGAGGCTCGCTGCCTCCCTCGCCCTCACCCCACCCGTCATCGTGCTGCTAGCCACCGGGGACGGCGCGTACTTCGCTTCCATGCTGTTTGACCTCGTTATTGCACTTCCAGCAGGACTCCTGGTCCGCGTCACCGTGAACTCCTGGCGCAGCGAGGTCTCCGCGGTGTCCGGGCAGCTGGAGGCCATCCGCAACGAGGTGGCCCGGGAGATGCACGATCTCGTCGCCTACTCCATGTCCCAGACGGCCCTACGGGCCAAGCTGGCCGCCAGCAAGGAGCTCTCCCCCGACCGTGCTCGCGAGGAGTTCGCCGCCATCGAGGCCACCGCCGCTGACGCGCTCCACGAGCTCCGCCTCATTCTGCGCGCCCTGCGCCGCAACGACAGCGACGACGACAGCGCCGAGGGCGGACTGGGCACGGTGACCACGGATCTGGAGGGCGCCGTGCGGGCCATCGTCGACGACCTCTCCGCCTCCGGGTTCTCCGTCACCTTCCAGTGCACCGCCACGGCGCCCTGCAGCCGTCTCCAGGCCACCACCCTGTCCCGGGTCTGCCGTGAGATGGGGGCCAACGTCCTGCGTCATGGCGACCCGCGCCGCCCGGTGACCGCCTCCCTCATCCAGAGCGAGAGCAAGGTGCACCTGGTGATGACCAACGGGGTTTCCGCGACGCACGATCTGCCCTCATCCGGCGCCGGAATCCTCGGCATGCGCGAACGCGTCACCGCTATCGGAGGCACGCTGGAGACCATGGAGGAGAATATGACCTGGATGGTCTCCGCCACCGTGCCCTCCCTGCCGACCACGAGCCCTGCCCCCTTGGAGGAACTGCCATGA
- a CDS encoding transposase family protein, with amino-acid sequence MGKGITGLDRTQLSCLVEMVLGDTEISLAPRILGPLAAVRATLMYLRTNTSQEAIAEIMGVSQPTISRAISVVTRIIARVLGPVLATVEEVPHGGVHIIDGTLLPCWSWKDRTDLWSGKHKRTGLSLQVLVSPAGRLRWASDPLPGATHDTKAITTSGLLEEIDPSCCIADKGYIGTGVLTPYKKPPNSELTKAQKQANKSLNEIRYVVERTIAHIKSWKILAHDYRRPLHTFKETITATLALYAYTNP; translated from the coding sequence ATGGGTAAGGGTATCACAGGCCTGGACAGAACGCAGTTGAGCTGCCTGGTGGAAATGGTGCTGGGTGATACTGAGATCTCCTTGGCGCCAAGAATTCTTGGCCCACTGGCCGCGGTGCGGGCGACGTTGATGTATTTGCGCACCAACACCTCCCAGGAGGCGATCGCCGAGATCATGGGGGTGTCACAGCCGACGATCTCGCGGGCGATCTCGGTGGTCACCCGGATCATCGCCAGGGTCTTGGGGCCTGTGCTGGCGACCGTCGAGGAGGTCCCCCATGGGGGCGTGCACATCATCGACGGTACGCTCCTGCCGTGCTGGAGCTGGAAGGATCGGACGGACCTGTGGTCGGGCAAGCACAAGCGCACCGGCCTGAGCCTGCAAGTACTGGTCAGCCCCGCCGGGCGCCTGCGGTGGGCCTCAGACCCGCTACCGGGGGCCACCCACGACACCAAGGCCATCACCACCTCCGGTCTCTTGGAGGAGATCGACCCCTCCTGCTGCATCGCCGATAAAGGCTACATCGGAACCGGGGTTCTCACCCCCTACAAGAAACCTCCCAACAGTGAGCTCACCAAGGCCCAGAAGCAGGCCAACAAATCCCTAAATGAAATCCGGTATGTCGTGGAGAGAACCATCGCGCACATCAAATCCTGGAAGATCCTGGCCCACGACTACAGGCGCCCCCTGCACACCTTCAAAGAAACTATCACAGCCACCCTAGCCCTCTACGCCTACACCAACCCCTGA
- a CDS encoding YcaO-like family protein, which produces MPDIRCVLEPGSGIVRTLHVTPPRAGRRLLWSVGALLTGDGQEEGPFTMHAVGACGQRRDETLLRAAGEVVERWAVAAQDRLGPPLLFPDAGPSGAAAGPSVEFCRTRGLRELIERDAAMRGWYLCQGVRRLPLAQARSALGPLQSVIAPLRDRGAELVALEMPSRCRELSVIMCAIIEPSEQIVACGLGCDSALDGAIATAAREACQILDLFTIMREALGRPDRPEHLRSDTEGYSGACMGV; this is translated from the coding sequence GTGCCTGATATCCGTTGCGTCCTGGAGCCGGGCTCAGGAATCGTCCGCACCCTTCATGTCACGCCCCCGCGAGCCGGGAGGCGTCTGCTGTGGTCCGTTGGAGCACTCCTCACCGGTGACGGCCAGGAGGAGGGGCCCTTCACCATGCACGCCGTCGGCGCCTGCGGGCAGCGCCGCGACGAGACTCTGCTGCGAGCTGCGGGCGAGGTCGTGGAGCGCTGGGCGGTCGCGGCCCAGGACCGTCTCGGCCCGCCACTGCTCTTCCCTGATGCGGGACCCTCCGGAGCCGCGGCCGGACCGAGCGTCGAGTTCTGCCGCACCCGCGGTCTGCGGGAGCTGATCGAGCGCGATGCAGCGATGCGCGGCTGGTACCTGTGCCAGGGAGTACGGCGCCTTCCCCTCGCCCAGGCCCGATCAGCACTGGGCCCGCTGCAATCGGTGATCGCACCGCTGCGTGACCGGGGAGCCGAGCTCGTGGCGCTGGAGATGCCGTCGCGCTGCCGGGAGCTGAGCGTCATCATGTGCGCGATCATCGAGCCGTCTGAGCAGATCGTCGCCTGCGGCTTGGGGTGCGACTCAGCCCTGGACGGGGCGATCGCCACAGCTGCACGGGAGGCATGTCAGATCCTGGATCTTTTCACGATCATGCGAGAGGCCCTTGGTCGTCCCGACCGGCCCGAGCACCTGCGCAGCGACACGGAAGGTTATTCAGGGGCGTGTATGGGGGTTTAG